A genomic region of Bernardetia sp. ABR2-2B contains the following coding sequences:
- a CDS encoding BamA/TamA family outer membrane protein, which yields MRNIFYLFVPRFFSTFSIFCFVLVSISINSGCTGLSKITKENPLYTGSEIKWEEKEGDIPQEKRVKAESEEVIAPEPNTKFLWMRPQLAFYNTFYTEKEKGFKHWVMTKIGKPPVLVKDINEERVRLLVLNRLLSNGHFQAETEVEIKQKGKTAEIIYGATVYQPYILDSINFPEEPNPLGNVLNNAYKETLIKKGDPYNFALLEQERKRLNDYAKEKGYFYFSDKFIIYKVDSTIGNRKMNIYMQVKDKMPDIARKPYRIRNVFLYPNYQMGMDTIKSPSSLKRIGKLEGDSSYYCLMENCTFRPEILSRSIYLEPDTLYSAQRHEQTLKHLMGLGALKFADIRYKPIDSLGNEGYLDAYIQMVPSKRKSLRAELDVVSKSNNFAGPGINLSYRNKNAFRGAELLVVRLDGRFETQISGRNSNQNIEQPNQQNGLYSYEIGAGLELYVPRFIVPFKIPSLAQEYVPKTVYQGEVRLLSRVNYFKLLSGTAQFGYDWQETATKRHRFNPVSINYVRLMDTTSLFNEAIGDNPLLQRSFQNQFILGGNYSFTYQSAAKVDENARKNKNHIFFNGNIDIGGNLIHSVQSIFVSRKSSGSNPYTIFSEPYAQYARADIDFRYYLNFNEETHHKIATRFIAGIGASYGNADVLPYTKQFFAGGANSIRAFQARSIGPGSYISKDSTSGLFYDQTGDMRLEANIEYRFPIYSVFKGAVFADAGNVWLVREDPNREGGLFKAKDLIDDIAVGVGAGLRIDVTFFVLRFDVAFPVSKPWLPENERWVRRQTDFGDRKWRRDNLVLNIAIGYPF from the coding sequence ATGCGAAACATTTTTTATCTTTTCGTACCTCGCTTTTTTTCAACATTTTCTATCTTTTGTTTTGTTTTAGTTAGTATTTCAATAAATAGTGGCTGTACTGGTCTTAGCAAAATTACCAAAGAAAATCCTTTATACACAGGAAGTGAAATTAAGTGGGAGGAAAAAGAAGGTGATATTCCTCAAGAAAAACGAGTAAAGGCTGAATCAGAGGAAGTTATAGCTCCAGAACCCAATACCAAATTTTTGTGGATGCGTCCTCAATTGGCTTTTTATAATACATTTTATACAGAAAAAGAAAAAGGCTTTAAGCATTGGGTAATGACTAAAATAGGAAAACCTCCTGTTTTAGTGAAAGATATAAATGAAGAGCGTGTTCGTTTGTTGGTTTTGAATAGGCTTTTATCAAACGGACATTTTCAAGCAGAAACAGAAGTAGAGATAAAGCAAAAGGGAAAAACAGCAGAGATAATTTATGGAGCTACCGTTTATCAACCTTATATATTAGATTCTATTAATTTCCCAGAAGAGCCTAATCCTTTGGGAAATGTTTTAAACAATGCTTATAAGGAAACACTCATCAAAAAAGGAGACCCTTATAATTTTGCTCTTCTAGAACAAGAAAGAAAAAGGTTAAATGATTATGCAAAAGAAAAAGGCTATTTCTATTTTAGTGATAAATTTATCATCTACAAAGTAGATTCTACTATCGGAAATCGTAAGATGAATATTTATATGCAGGTAAAAGATAAAATGCCTGATATTGCTAGAAAGCCGTACCGAATCCGTAATGTATTTTTATATCCCAATTATCAAATGGGAATGGATACTATAAAAAGTCCTTCTAGTTTGAAACGTATAGGAAAGTTAGAAGGAGATTCTTCTTATTATTGCTTAATGGAAAACTGCACATTTCGTCCAGAAATTCTTAGTCGTTCTATTTATTTAGAGCCAGATACACTTTACTCTGCTCAAAGACACGAGCAAACACTAAAACATCTTATGGGATTAGGAGCTTTAAAATTTGCAGATATTCGCTATAAACCTATTGATTCTTTAGGCAATGAAGGTTATTTAGATGCTTATATTCAGATGGTTCCTTCGAAAAGGAAATCATTGAGGGCAGAGCTGGATGTAGTTTCCAAATCAAATAATTTTGCAGGTCCAGGTATTAATTTGAGTTATAGAAACAAAAATGCCTTTCGTGGTGCAGAACTTTTAGTAGTTCGTCTTGATGGACGTTTCGAAACGCAAATAAGTGGACGAAATAGTAATCAAAATATAGAACAACCCAATCAACAAAACGGACTTTATTCGTATGAAATTGGAGCAGGTTTAGAGCTTTACGTACCTCGTTTTATTGTACCTTTCAAAATCCCTAGTCTAGCTCAAGAGTATGTTCCAAAGACAGTTTATCAAGGTGAAGTTCGGTTATTGAGTCGTGTAAATTATTTTAAACTTCTTTCAGGAACAGCACAGTTTGGTTATGACTGGCAAGAAACAGCTACAAAAAGACACCGTTTTAATCCAGTTTCTATAAATTATGTTCGTTTGATGGACACAACAAGTCTTTTTAATGAAGCCATTGGAGATAATCCACTCTTACAGCGAAGTTTTCAAAATCAATTTATTTTGGGTGGAAATTATTCATTTACTTATCAAAGTGCAGCCAAAGTAGATGAGAATGCTAGAAAAAATAAGAATCATATTTTCTTTAATGGAAATATTGATATAGGTGGAAATCTAATACATAGTGTTCAAAGTATTTTTGTGTCAAGAAAATCTAGTGGTTCAAATCCTTATACAATTTTTAGTGAGCCTTATGCCCAATATGCTCGTGCAGATATAGATTTTAGGTATTATCTCAATTTTAACGAAGAAACTCATCACAAAATAGCCACTCGTTTTATTGCTGGTATAGGAGCTTCTTATGGAAATGCTGATGTTTTGCCTTATACTAAACAGTTTTTTGCAGGTGGAGCAAATAGTATTCGTGCCTTTCAAGCTCGTTCTATTGGTCCGGGTTCGTATATCTCAAAGGATAGTACAAGTGGGCTTTTTTATGACCAAACAGGAGATATGCGCTTAGAAGCAAATATTGAATATCGTTTTCCAATTTATAGTGTTTTTAAAGGTGCTGTTTTTGCAGATGCTGGTAATGTTTGGCTAGTTAGAGAAGACCCAAATCGTGAGGGAGGATTATTTAAGGCTAAAGATTTAATAGATGATATTGCTGTGGGTGTGGGGGCAGGACTTCGTATTGATGTTACCTTTTTTGTACTTCGTTTTGATGTTGCCTTTCCTGTTAGCAAACCGTGGCTTCCAGAAAATGAACGTTGGGTAAGAAGACAGACAGACTTTGGAGACAGAAAGTGGCGTAGAGATAATTTAGTTCTCAATATTGCTATTGGTTATCCTTTTTAG
- a CDS encoding 2OG-Fe(II) oxygenase translates to MKKTQHTSQIWTIENFLSKEECQNLIFFSESKSYEEATVSLKSGAKMMKNIRNNERLIYEDEKLAQNYWQKLKEFCPIFIGNIVKEEEEKYQVIGLNPRFRFYKYESNQRFKKHIDGRVKLEKGGKIQESRITFMIYLSDDFEGGQTIFDYKNENNNQIEVIEIQPKAGTALCFVHEIKHEGKPVPQGTKYVLRSDIMFQVV, encoded by the coding sequence ATGAAAAAAACACAACATACTTCCCAAATTTGGACAATAGAAAATTTTTTATCAAAAGAAGAATGTCAGAATCTTATCTTTTTTAGTGAGAGTAAGTCTTATGAAGAGGCAACTGTAAGTCTGAAAAGTGGTGCAAAAATGATGAAAAACATCAGAAATAATGAACGTTTGATTTATGAAGACGAAAAACTAGCTCAAAACTATTGGCAAAAATTGAAAGAATTTTGTCCTATATTTATTGGTAACATTGTAAAAGAAGAAGAAGAGAAATATCAAGTCATTGGACTAAATCCTAGATTTCGTTTCTATAAATATGAATCTAATCAACGCTTCAAAAAACATATTGATGGAAGAGTAAAATTAGAGAAAGGAGGGAAAATACAAGAAAGTAGAATTACCTTTATGATTTATTTGAGTGATGATTTTGAAGGAGGACAAACTATTTTTGATTATAAAAATGAAAATAATAATCAAATTGAAGTTATAGAAATTCAGCCAAAAGCAGGAACAGCACTCTGTTTTGTTCACGAAATAAAACACGAAGGAAAACCAGTTCCACAAGGAACAAAATATGTTTTGCGTTCGGATATTATGTTTCAAGTTGTATAA
- a CDS encoding leucine-rich repeat domain-containing protein translates to MVINLRSFLLCLLLAFSTTILFAQKNTGKNDKDKKQQGDEIAPEKLKEYEGRVRSLVSFMQFMYNTLGEAESSVRDKETIVNQSFQKIFKDKDVQIEDDLIEKRDLWVNKNVQSYLKDIDFFYKNVTFEYEVSTIAHRVAPDGTIFFTATANRSLEGTNFKNEKVKNNLPRYIEMSYDPESQDMKIISIYTSQANETEVLRSWWNDLPAEWLAVFSEYVTIPVGDSISNSQLHSIVGMEVLDISNNPTVKDIQPVSRLMKLKTFKCSNTKVSNLFPLRSITNLEVLDASNTPVQDLLALTYATNLRELNVSNTKVSDIQTLEYLTNLERLDMSVTGVNSLEALGKINGSVLKELRISKTKVASLDPLKNVSTLEFLETAFTPITSISALSNTKELERLNISNTNVSSLEPLSKLEKLRLLYANNTKISSLKPLIDVAALERVYCDNTGVKLGQAQELTKKKTNVLVVYESEALQNWWKNLSLDWKEVFKTASKLTPSNPTKEELATLSRITKINAKGQNIKTVEPLRIFEGLKEIDISRTQVTDITALRDLIGLEILIANNTKISDVSPLQSLARLKKLDIENTAVSDISTLQNLTNLEFIYADGAALKDESVATYLNKNPSTVVIYKTVTLNNWWTGLSESWKKAMKSHVKIEGEPNKENLHSMIYLESINLDGINTIRDLQPLQMSVRLRELSFVRTSVSNLSPIKNIQTLRILRFSETPVSNLEPITPLRDLEQLVFENTPVETLEPMGAFKKLKRLNCAGTQIRTIKCLEPLKELTELSCNTTKLRNLKGLENMRKLEILRCYNTKISSKKVDSFKEDHPRCEVIYY, encoded by the coding sequence ATGGTAATTAATCTCCGTTCCTTTCTATTATGCCTACTTTTGGCATTCTCTACTACTATACTTTTTGCCCAAAAAAACACAGGCAAAAATGATAAAGATAAAAAACAACAAGGCGATGAAATTGCGCCCGAAAAGCTAAAAGAATATGAAGGGCGTGTTCGTTCTTTAGTTTCTTTTATGCAATTTATGTACAATACATTAGGCGAGGCAGAATCTTCTGTTCGTGATAAAGAAACGATTGTGAATCAAAGTTTTCAGAAAATCTTTAAAGACAAAGATGTTCAGATAGAAGACGATTTGATTGAAAAGCGTGATTTGTGGGTAAACAAAAACGTCCAATCTTATCTAAAAGATATTGACTTTTTTTATAAAAATGTAACCTTCGAATACGAAGTTTCTACAATTGCTCATAGAGTTGCTCCTGATGGAACAATTTTTTTTACAGCAACAGCAAACCGTTCTTTGGAAGGAACAAACTTCAAGAATGAAAAAGTAAAAAATAATCTTCCTCGTTATATAGAGATGAGCTATGACCCAGAAAGTCAGGATATGAAGATTATCAGTATTTACACAAGCCAAGCCAACGAAACAGAAGTTTTGCGTAGTTGGTGGAATGATTTACCTGCTGAATGGTTAGCTGTTTTTAGTGAATATGTAACAATTCCTGTTGGAGATTCAATTTCTAACAGCCAATTACATTCGATTGTAGGAATGGAAGTTTTGGATATTAGTAATAACCCAACCGTAAAAGATATTCAGCCTGTAAGCCGTCTGATGAAACTCAAAACATTTAAGTGTTCGAACACAAAGGTTTCAAATCTTTTTCCACTTCGCAGTATCACAAATTTAGAAGTTTTAGATGCTTCTAATACGCCAGTTCAAGACCTTTTAGCTCTTACTTATGCAACTAACCTTAGAGAACTCAACGTTTCAAACACAAAGGTAAGCGATATTCAAACGCTTGAATATTTGACTAACTTAGAACGTTTGGATATGTCTGTTACAGGTGTAAATTCGTTGGAGGCTCTTGGAAAAATTAATGGAAGCGTTTTGAAAGAATTAAGAATTTCGAAAACAAAAGTAGCTAGTCTTGACCCACTTAAAAATGTTTCTACTTTAGAGTTTTTAGAAACGGCTTTTACCCCTATTACTTCTATTTCAGCACTTTCAAATACGAAAGAGTTGGAACGATTAAATATTTCGAATACAAATGTAAGTAGCTTAGAACCACTTTCTAAATTAGAAAAATTACGTTTATTGTACGCAAATAACACGAAAATATCTAGCCTAAAACCTCTTATTGATGTTGCTGCGCTAGAACGTGTCTATTGTGATAACACAGGCGTAAAGCTAGGACAAGCACAAGAACTGACTAAGAAAAAAACGAATGTTTTGGTAGTCTATGAATCAGAAGCTTTGCAAAATTGGTGGAAAAATTTATCCCTTGACTGGAAAGAAGTTTTCAAAACGGCAAGTAAACTAACGCCATCAAATCCTACGAAAGAAGAACTAGCAACACTTTCAAGAATCACAAAAATAAATGCAAAGGGACAGAATATCAAGACTGTTGAACCTCTTCGTATTTTTGAAGGATTGAAGGAAATTGATATTAGCAGAACACAGGTTACAGATATTACGGCTCTTCGTGATTTGATTGGATTAGAAATTTTGATAGCAAATAATACCAAAATTTCTGACGTTTCACCACTTCAAAGTTTGGCTAGATTAAAAAAACTAGATATTGAAAATACAGCCGTAAGTGATATTTCTACCTTACAAAACCTAACGAATTTAGAATTTATTTATGCTGATGGTGCTGCTTTGAAAGATGAGTCAGTAGCAACTTATTTGAATAAGAACCCTTCTACGGTGGTAATTTATAAAACAGTTACACTCAATAACTGGTGGACGGGACTATCTGAAAGTTGGAAGAAGGCAATGAAAAGCCATGTTAAGATAGAAGGCGAACCGAATAAAGAAAATTTGCATTCTATGATTTATTTAGAATCAATTAATCTTGATGGAATAAATACTATTCGTGATTTACAACCTTTACAAATGTCTGTTCGTTTGCGTGAGCTTAGTTTTGTACGTACGAGTGTAAGCAATCTTTCTCCTATCAAAAACATCCAAACGCTTCGTATTCTGCGTTTCTCTGAAACTCCAGTTTCTAACCTTGAGCCAATTACGCCTCTCAGAGATTTGGAGCAATTAGTTTTCGAAAACACGCCAGTAGAAACGTTAGAGCCAATGGGAGCATTCAAAAAACTCAAACGTCTCAACTGTGCAGGAACACAAATCAGAACTATTAAATGTTTAGAACCTTTAAAAGAGCTGACAGAGCTTTCTTGTAACACTACAAAATTACGCAACCTTAAAGGCTTAGAAAATATGAGAAAACTAGAAATTTTGCGTTGTTATAACACCAAAATATCTAGTAAAAAAGTAGATAGTTTTAAAGAAGATCACCCACGCTGTGAAGTGATTTATTATTAG
- a CDS encoding MFS transporter yields the protein MRKNPPMPKNNPRIINAWATYDWANSVYNLVITTTIFPIFFNKLTREAFGSEKVLFFGFSFENTVLYSYAIALSYLLIAIISPPLSAMADYGGTKKKFMQFFTYLGAGACLCLFFFDGTNVELAIICAAIASIGYAGGMIFYNAFLPEIATEDKYDGVSAKGFAFGYIGSVLLQIFNIAMVMKPEFFGFDSDNEGARWSFLSVGIWWIVFAQIPFYFLKDNPPSNPVKINWFKKGFEELSMVWKEAKKLPSLLKFLISFFFFNMGVQTVMFMASLFGEKELHLETGSLIAIILIIQVVAILGAYLFAKVSDKKGNIFALAVLIILWILICILAYFVQTAEHFYGLAILVGLVMGGIQSLSRSTYSKLLPKDTPDTASYFSFFNVADRLSTSIGMGVFALIEDYSESMRNGIFALTIFFVIGLIVLLQINRKAIKI from the coding sequence ATGAGAAAAAATCCTCCAATGCCTAAAAATAATCCTCGCATCATCAATGCGTGGGCTACTTATGACTGGGCAAACTCTGTTTATAACCTTGTTATTACCACTACGATTTTTCCTATTTTCTTTAATAAGCTAACTCGTGAGGCTTTTGGAAGTGAGAAGGTTCTTTTCTTTGGCTTTTCTTTTGAAAATACAGTTTTGTATTCCTATGCGATTGCATTATCTTATTTGTTAATTGCCATTATTTCCCCCCCTCTTTCAGCAATGGCAGATTATGGAGGAACAAAGAAAAAATTCATGCAGTTTTTTACATACTTGGGAGCAGGTGCATGTTTGTGTCTATTCTTTTTTGATGGTACAAATGTAGAACTAGCCATTATATGTGCAGCGATTGCGAGTATAGGATATGCAGGAGGAATGATTTTTTATAATGCTTTTTTACCTGAAATAGCGACAGAAGACAAATATGACGGAGTAAGTGCAAAAGGTTTTGCTTTTGGATATATTGGAAGCGTTCTTTTACAAATTTTCAATATTGCTATGGTAATGAAACCAGAGTTTTTTGGATTTGATAGTGATAATGAAGGCGCAAGATGGTCATTTCTTTCTGTTGGTATTTGGTGGATTGTGTTTGCTCAAATTCCATTTTATTTCTTAAAAGATAATCCTCCTTCAAATCCTGTAAAAATAAACTGGTTTAAGAAAGGATTTGAAGAATTGAGTATGGTTTGGAAAGAAGCCAAAAAACTACCTTCACTTCTCAAGTTTTTGATTTCGTTTTTCTTTTTTAATATGGGTGTTCAGACAGTTATGTTTATGGCATCACTTTTTGGAGAAAAAGAATTACATCTTGAAACAGGAAGTCTAATCGCTATTATTTTGATTATTCAAGTAGTGGCAATTTTGGGGGCATATCTTTTTGCGAAAGTATCAGACAAAAAAGGAAATATTTTTGCTCTTGCAGTCTTGATTATTCTTTGGATTCTGATTTGTATTTTGGCTTATTTTGTCCAAACAGCAGAACATTTTTATGGTTTGGCTATTTTGGTAGGCTTAGTAATGGGAGGTATTCAGTCGCTTTCTCGTTCTACTTACTCCAAACTTCTACCAAAAGACACGCCTGATACAGCTTCTTATTTTAGCTTTTTCAATGTCGCTGACCGTCTTTCTACTTCTATCGGAATGGGAGTTTTTGCGCTCATTGAAGATTATTCAGAATCAATGCGAAATGGTATTTTTGCACTTACTATTTTCTTTGTTATTGGTCTAATTGTTCTTTTACAGATTAATAGAAAAGCAATCAAGATTTAA
- a CDS encoding M28 family metallopeptidase — MKLLHIPLLFVLLLFSTLSFAQDSYSEYDTKVYDIISTISSENVEKDVKKLADFGTRHTLSDTVSETRGIGAARRWIKSEFDKISAECNGCLEVYYQRNLLEKGANNRIVNNVWIVNVVAVLRGTQNPNSYAIMSGDIDSRASDVTNYTIDAPGANDNATGIAGILEAARVLSKYHVEGKSKFKSSIAFAALSGEEQGLFGGKFMAEQAKKDNWDVIGVINNDMIGNIEGVDGVIDNRSFRIFSEPTSMTETEQERNRRRYYGGEIDGVSRQLARYVHSTTQKYMPEMNPTMIYRLDRFGRGGHHRPFNDEGFAGVRIMESHENYNRQHQDIREENGIKYGDVVAGVNFDYLAKLTSVNAIVLANLGWSPLAPQNVKIGGAVQPSTTLSWDKPKKGNSNIIGYKIYWRETTAPQWQYTRFVPKEFYQNDTNTTEQITFVLENIVIDNYLFGVATVDENGHESIVSFPREVIR; from the coding sequence ATGAAATTACTTCATATCCCTTTACTATTTGTGCTTCTATTATTTTCTACTTTATCTTTTGCTCAAGATTCTTATTCAGAATATGACACCAAAGTTTATGATATTATATCAACTATTTCTTCTGAAAATGTAGAAAAAGATGTCAAAAAATTAGCAGACTTTGGCACTCGTCATACACTTTCTGATACCGTTTCAGAAACTCGTGGAATTGGTGCAGCTAGAAGATGGATAAAATCAGAATTTGATAAAATTTCGGCAGAATGTAATGGCTGTTTGGAAGTTTATTATCAAAGAAATTTATTAGAAAAAGGTGCTAATAATCGTATTGTAAATAATGTTTGGATTGTCAATGTAGTGGCTGTTTTGAGAGGAACACAAAATCCAAATAGTTATGCGATTATGTCTGGCGATATTGATTCTCGTGCTTCTGATGTAACAAATTATACGATTGATGCACCAGGGGCGAATGATAATGCAACAGGAATTGCAGGGATTTTGGAAGCTGCTAGAGTTTTATCAAAGTATCATGTAGAAGGAAAATCTAAATTCAAAAGTAGTATTGCCTTTGCTGCTCTTTCAGGAGAAGAACAAGGACTTTTTGGAGGTAAATTTATGGCAGAACAAGCAAAAAAAGACAATTGGGATGTTATTGGAGTAATAAATAATGATATGATTGGAAATATTGAAGGCGTTGATGGAGTGATTGATAATCGTAGTTTTCGTATTTTTTCAGAACCAACTTCAATGACAGAAACTGAGCAGGAAAGAAACAGAAGGCGTTATTATGGAGGAGAAATAGATGGTGTTTCTCGCCAACTTGCCCGTTATGTTCATTCAACAACTCAAAAATATATGCCTGAAATGAACCCCACTATGATTTATCGTTTGGATAGATTTGGAAGAGGAGGGCATCACAGACCGTTTAATGATGAAGGTTTTGCAGGTGTACGAATTATGGAAAGCCACGAAAATTATAACCGTCAGCATCAAGACATTAGAGAAGAAAACGGAATAAAATATGGCGATGTAGTGGCAGGAGTAAACTTTGATTATTTGGCAAAACTAACGTCTGTCAATGCGATTGTACTTGCCAACTTAGGTTGGTCGCCTTTAGCACCTCAAAATGTAAAAATTGGTGGAGCAGTTCAGCCTTCAACGACACTTTCTTGGGATAAGCCAAAAAAAGGAAACTCAAATATTATAGGTTATAAAATTTATTGGAGAGAAACAACAGCCCCACAATGGCAATATACTCGTTTTGTTCCAAAAGAATTTTATCAAAATGATACAAATACAACAGAACAAATTACCTTTGTACTTGAAAATATTGTTATTGATAATTATCTTTTTGGAGTAGCTACGGTTGATGAAAACGGACATGAAAGTATTGTAAGTTTTCCAAGAGAAGTAATTCGCTAG
- a CDS encoding DUF2007 domain-containing protein has product MPLLTVKIFENSVDAHLFKSRLENEGVDCYLFDENINSMNMLYGVATGGIKVKVNASDTERVKQFLEEMESEKRAKDIFIKCPVCESTEHYKNFISIKGWKAFWATLISTLFFAYPFYQKKVYKCKECGNEFRKGEIKQIEKL; this is encoded by the coding sequence ATGCCTCTACTTACCGTCAAAATTTTCGAAAATAGCGTAGATGCTCATCTATTCAAATCAAGATTAGAAAATGAGGGAGTTGATTGTTATTTATTTGATGAGAATATCAACTCTATGAATATGTTATATGGAGTAGCCACAGGAGGAATAAAAGTAAAAGTCAATGCAAGTGATACAGAGCGAGTAAAGCAGTTTTTGGAGGAGATGGAAAGCGAAAAAAGGGCAAAAGATATATTTATAAAGTGTCCTGTTTGTGAATCTACCGAACATTACAAAAATTTTATTTCTATAAAAGGCTGGAAGGCTTTCTGGGCTACTTTAATATCTACCTTATTTTTTGCTTATCCTTTCTATCAAAAAAAAGTTTATAAATGCAAAGAATGTGGAAATGAGTTTAGAAAAGGAGAAATCAAACAAATAGAAAAATTATAA
- a CDS encoding endonuclease V: protein MEHKDLIKKLTNFQNQLAPSIWIPIDAEPIYKEAILGAIDVQYEGENGFAAIVIFDRTGKMLHKFTKKYKATIPYIPSFFAFREGDIIIKLVNDAEKELAINIDILLIDGHGIAHPRKFGLASYVGLALEKMSVGVAKDTLVQYDGTLSKEKGSSLPIYLEEDIISQNEIVGYAYRSRENVKPIFVSAGHKLSSTQALEITQELTGEYRQLDVLREADRLAREAAKEDLELK, encoded by the coding sequence TTGGAACATAAAGACCTAATAAAAAAACTGACTAATTTTCAGAATCAACTTGCACCTAGTATTTGGATTCCGATAGATGCCGAACCTATTTATAAAGAGGCTATTCTAGGGGCGATAGATGTTCAGTATGAAGGAGAAAATGGATTTGCAGCTATTGTTATTTTTGATAGAACAGGAAAAATGCTTCATAAATTTACAAAAAAATATAAAGCTACTATTCCTTATATTCCTAGTTTTTTTGCTTTTAGAGAAGGAGATATTATTATCAAATTAGTCAATGATGCTGAAAAAGAACTTGCTATAAATATTGATATTTTACTCATCGATGGACACGGAATCGCACACCCAAGAAAGTTTGGTTTGGCTTCCTATGTTGGTTTGGCTTTAGAAAAAATGTCTGTTGGAGTAGCTAAAGATACTTTAGTACAATATGATGGAACTTTGTCTAAAGAAAAAGGAAGTAGTTTGCCTATTTATTTAGAAGAAGACATAATCAGTCAAAATGAAATTGTTGGTTATGCATATAGAAGCCGAGAAAACGTAAAGCCTATTTTTGTGAGTGCAGGACACAAATTATCTAGCACTCAGGCTTTAGAAATAACCCAAGAACTTACAGGAGAATACAGACAGTTAGATGTTTTGAGAGAAGCTGACCGTTTGGCTAGAGAAGCTGCTAAGGAAGATTTAGAATTGAAATAA
- the ybeY gene encoding rRNA maturation RNase YbeY, translating into MEEKELPINFFSEEIDFSLENEDKTSNWLQKIANKEGFVVSAINYIFCDDEYLHKINMEYLNHDTYTDIITFDNSEQEQVLEADIFISVERVKENSKELKTTFQQEIHRVMVHGLLHLTGNDDHSEEDKKLMRNKENEALESITHF; encoded by the coding sequence ATGGAAGAAAAAGAATTACCTATTAATTTTTTTAGTGAAGAAATTGATTTTTCATTAGAAAACGAAGACAAAACAAGCAACTGGCTTCAAAAAATTGCCAACAAGGAAGGTTTTGTCGTCTCTGCCATCAATTATATTTTTTGTGATGATGAATATTTACATAAAATTAATATGGAATATTTGAATCACGATACTTATACTGATATTATTACATTTGATAATTCAGAGCAAGAACAAGTTTTGGAAGCCGATATTTTCATTAGCGTCGAAAGAGTAAAAGAAAACTCAAAAGAACTCAAAACTACTTTTCAGCAAGAGATTCATCGTGTAATGGTTCACGGACTTTTGCACCTTACAGGAAATGACGACCATTCAGAAGAAGATAAAAAATTAATGAGAAATAAGGAAAACGAAGCACTTGAATCAATTACTCATTTCTAA